A single region of the Streptomyces sp. NBC_01803 genome encodes:
- a CDS encoding DoxX family protein: protein MFAAYVAVTVLAVIANAFSASMDFVRHERVLVVMEKGHVPPSWMIPLGALKAAGALGLLAGFAVPLIGTAAAAGLVLFFLGALVVHLRAHHYEFGNLSIFLSLASGALAVGLAHHGAW from the coding sequence ATGTTCGCCGCATACGTCGCCGTCACCGTGCTGGCCGTGATCGCCAACGCCTTCTCGGCCTCCATGGACTTCGTCCGCCACGAGCGGGTCCTCGTCGTGATGGAGAAGGGACATGTGCCCCCGTCGTGGATGATCCCGCTGGGCGCCCTCAAGGCGGCGGGCGCGCTCGGCCTGCTGGCCGGCTTCGCCGTGCCGCTGATCGGAACGGCCGCCGCGGCCGGCCTCGTGCTGTTCTTCCTCGGCGCGCTCGTGGTCCATCTTCGGGCCCATCACTACGAGTTCGGCAACCTGTCCATCTTTCTCTCGCTGGCCTCGGGCGCGCTGGCGGTCGGCCTGGCCCACCACGGAGCGTGGTGA
- the sigJ gene encoding RNA polymerase sigma factor SigJ: protein MSESTSDATATEVFAVHRGLLFSVVYNILGSVCDTEDVLQETWVAWADRVRSPGGEKIANPRAYLVRIAVNRALARQESISRRRETYIGPWLPEPFVAAAGGGPADAAAGDAADAVLRAESVSMALLVVLESLTPLERAVFVLHEVFGYAHPETAEILGRSPAAIRQLAHRAREHVQARRPRHEAGPRLRRQVTERFVAAAAGGDLRALIELLAPDVTLVADGGGKAPAAGRHPVHGRDKVARALAAGVGRFPDGLDIRYRRINGAPSAVFFRGDTLFAALTLDLSPSGEQISGIYLLSNPDKLSHLH from the coding sequence GTGTCCGAGTCCACATCGGACGCGACGGCGACGGAGGTGTTCGCCGTCCATCGCGGGCTGCTGTTCTCCGTCGTCTACAACATCCTCGGCAGCGTCTGCGACACCGAGGACGTGCTGCAGGAGACCTGGGTGGCATGGGCCGACCGCGTCCGGTCGCCCGGGGGCGAGAAGATCGCCAACCCGCGCGCGTACCTGGTGCGGATCGCGGTGAACCGCGCGCTGGCGCGGCAGGAGAGCATCAGCCGCCGCCGGGAGACGTATATCGGGCCCTGGCTGCCCGAGCCGTTCGTCGCCGCCGCGGGCGGCGGCCCGGCGGACGCGGCGGCCGGTGACGCCGCCGACGCGGTGTTGCGCGCCGAGTCGGTGTCGATGGCGCTGCTGGTCGTGCTGGAGTCGCTCACCCCGCTGGAGCGCGCGGTCTTCGTGCTGCACGAGGTGTTCGGCTACGCCCACCCCGAGACGGCGGAGATCCTTGGCCGCAGCCCCGCCGCGATACGCCAACTCGCCCACCGTGCCCGCGAACACGTCCAGGCCCGGCGGCCTCGCCACGAGGCCGGGCCACGGCTCAGGCGGCAGGTGACCGAACGCTTCGTGGCCGCCGCCGCCGGCGGTGATCTGCGGGCGCTGATCGAACTGCTGGCGCCGGACGTGACCTTGGTCGCCGACGGCGGAGGCAAGGCCCCGGCCGCCGGCCGGCATCCGGTGCACGGTCGTGACAAGGTCGCCCGCGCCCTGGCCGCCGGCGTCGGCCGTTTCCCCGATGGCCTGGACATCCGCTACCGGCGGATCAACGGCGCCCCGTCGGCGGTGTTCTTCCGCGGCGACACCCTCTTCGCCGCGCTGACCCTCGATCTGAGCCCCAGCGGCGAACAGATCAGCGGCATCTACCTGCTGTCCAACCCCGACAAGCTCTCCCACCTCCACTGA
- the helR gene encoding RNA polymerase recycling motor ATPase HelR, which yields MNPLTSSAFDLPVQLSPKADPTLIADDERHFAAIAESLEQAIAELSDRLDAERKAPGGLGREAMERDMEIHRLTGRLRALRRFGLDLCLGHIVSADHPEPMYIGRLGLTDSAGRRLLIDWRSPAAEPFFAATHANPMGLASRRRYRWTRGRISDYWDEVFTADGLEGHAALDDQSAFIASLGSNRSTRMRDVLATIQADQDAIIRAGSRGALVVDGGPGTGKTVVALHRSAYLLYSDPRLGHRRGGVLFVGPHQPYLAYVADILPSLGEEGVQTCTLRDLVPEGAGATIETDPNVALLKSSSNMVKAIETAVRFYEEPPTEGMTVTTPWSDIWLSADDWAEAFEAPGPGTPHNEARDQIWEELLTILMDKYDGEVSPDLFRRSLLHDSELIGTLHRAWPLLEAADLVGDLWSVPAYLRMCAPWLSPEDVRKLRREDAQAWTVSDLPLLDAARQRLGDPEASRRKRRHDASVAAERERMAGVIDDLLDADDDGEGAVTMLRGQDLRDSLVDETALPGTEPDLLAGPFAHIVVDEAQELTDAEWQMLLLRCPSRSFTIVGDRAQARHGFTESWQERLQRIGLNRINVASLSINYRTPEEVMAEAELVIRAVLPDANVPTSVRGGDIPVVHGSVSDLDSILDTWLVAHADGIACVIGDPTFRPTSRVRSLTPELSKGLEFDLVVLIDPEAFGGGIEGAVDRYVAMTRATQRLVILTSS from the coding sequence ATGAACCCCCTGACGTCCAGCGCGTTCGACCTTCCCGTCCAGCTCTCCCCCAAGGCCGACCCGACGCTGATCGCCGACGACGAGCGGCACTTCGCGGCCATCGCGGAGAGCCTTGAGCAGGCGATCGCCGAGCTGTCCGACCGCCTCGATGCCGAGCGCAAGGCGCCCGGCGGCCTTGGCCGGGAGGCGATGGAGCGGGACATGGAGATCCACCGGCTGACCGGTCGGCTGCGCGCCTTGCGTCGCTTCGGTCTGGACCTGTGCCTGGGACACATCGTCAGCGCGGACCACCCCGAGCCCATGTACATCGGACGACTCGGCCTCACCGACAGCGCGGGTCGTCGGCTGCTGATCGACTGGCGCTCCCCCGCGGCTGAGCCGTTCTTCGCGGCGACCCACGCCAACCCGATGGGTCTGGCAAGCCGCCGCAGGTATCGCTGGACCCGCGGCCGGATCAGCGACTACTGGGACGAGGTGTTCACCGCTGACGGGCTTGAAGGACACGCCGCGCTCGACGACCAGTCCGCCTTCATCGCCAGCCTGGGCAGCAACCGTTCGACCCGGATGCGAGACGTGCTCGCCACCATCCAGGCCGACCAGGACGCCATCATCCGGGCGGGATCCCGCGGCGCTCTCGTCGTCGACGGCGGTCCGGGCACCGGGAAGACCGTCGTCGCTCTGCACCGCTCCGCCTACCTCCTCTACTCCGACCCTCGCCTCGGTCACCGACGGGGCGGCGTGCTGTTCGTCGGTCCGCACCAGCCCTACCTGGCCTACGTCGCCGACATCCTCCCCAGCCTCGGAGAGGAGGGCGTGCAGACCTGCACCCTGCGGGACCTCGTCCCCGAAGGAGCCGGAGCAACGATCGAGACCGACCCGAACGTGGCCCTCCTGAAGTCGTCCTCGAACATGGTGAAGGCGATCGAGACGGCCGTCAGGTTCTACGAAGAGCCGCCCACCGAGGGGATGACGGTCACGACCCCCTGGTCCGACATCTGGCTGAGCGCCGACGATTGGGCCGAGGCGTTCGAAGCACCGGGACCAGGTACTCCGCACAACGAAGCGCGCGACCAGATCTGGGAGGAGCTGCTCACGATCCTGATGGATAAGTACGACGGCGAGGTCTCGCCCGACCTGTTCCGGAGGTCGCTGCTGCACGACAGTGAGCTGATCGGGACCCTCCACCGCGCGTGGCCGCTGCTCGAAGCGGCTGACCTCGTCGGAGACCTGTGGTCGGTACCCGCCTACCTGCGGATGTGCGCTCCCTGGCTCAGCCCCGAAGACGTTCGGAAGCTGCGGCGCGAGGACGCCCAGGCATGGACGGTGTCCGACCTGCCGCTCCTGGACGCGGCACGGCAGCGGCTCGGCGACCCGGAGGCGTCACGACGCAAGCGCCGGCACGACGCCTCTGTCGCCGCCGAACGCGAGCGCATGGCCGGCGTCATCGACGATCTGCTCGACGCCGATGACGACGGTGAAGGCGCGGTGACGATGTTGCGCGGACAGGACCTACGGGACAGCCTGGTCGACGAGACCGCACTGCCCGGCACCGAACCGGACCTGCTCGCCGGCCCGTTCGCGCACATCGTCGTGGACGAGGCTCAAGAACTGACCGACGCGGAATGGCAGATGCTGCTGCTCCGCTGCCCGTCCCGGAGCTTCACCATCGTCGGGGACCGCGCCCAGGCCAGGCACGGGTTCACGGAGTCGTGGCAGGAACGGCTCCAGCGGATCGGGCTCAACCGGATCAACGTGGCCTCCCTGAGCATCAACTACCGGACGCCGGAAGAGGTCATGGCGGAAGCCGAGTTGGTCATCCGAGCCGTGCTCCCGGACGCCAATGTGCCGACCTCCGTCCGCGGCGGCGACATCCCCGTCGTACACGGATCCGTCTCGGATCTGGACTCGATCCTCGACACCTGGCTCGTTGCGCATGCCGACGGGATCGCCTGCGTCATCGGCGATCCCACGTTCCGGCCGACCTCCCGCGTCCGGTCGCTGACCCCGGAGCTGTCGAAGGGGCTCGAATTCGACCTGGTCGTCCTCATCGACCCGGAGGCGTTCGGCGGGGGGATCGAAGGCGCGGTCGACCGCTATGTCGCGATGACCCGGGCGACCCAGCGACTCGTCATCCTCACGAGCTCCTGA
- a CDS encoding alpha/beta fold hydrolase, protein MTTSAAPSAATPTVVLVHGAFADAASWTGVIAELRSHGVAVVAPANPLRGLASDAAYLASVVAQIDGPVVLVGHSYGGALITVAGITDNVVGLVYVAAYVLEKGESLGELQGRFPDSPLVSSLKQWTYPVAGADPAVEVTIAQDAFPSIFAADVPADVTEVLAVAQRPLAAEAFTEPAAAAAWRTKPSWALVAGADRGIDPEVQRFGAERAGATVLEVDGASHAVAISRPKQVAGLILDAVRATS, encoded by the coding sequence ATGACGACCTCCGCCGCCCCTTCCGCCGCCACCCCCACCGTCGTCCTCGTCCATGGCGCCTTCGCCGACGCGGCGAGCTGGACGGGGGTCATCGCCGAGCTGCGGAGCCACGGCGTTGCCGTGGTGGCTCCGGCGAACCCGCTGCGCGGACTGGCGTCCGACGCCGCGTACCTCGCCTCCGTGGTCGCCCAGATCGACGGGCCCGTCGTGCTGGTCGGGCACTCCTACGGCGGCGCGCTCATCACCGTCGCCGGCATCACGGACAACGTCGTCGGCCTCGTCTACGTCGCGGCCTACGTCCTCGAAAAGGGCGAGAGCCTCGGCGAGTTGCAGGGCCGCTTCCCTGACTCCCCGCTGGTGAGCAGCCTGAAGCAGTGGACGTACCCCGTCGCCGGTGCCGACCCCGCCGTCGAGGTGACCATCGCCCAGGACGCCTTCCCCTCGATCTTCGCCGCCGATGTGCCCGCGGACGTCACCGAGGTGCTGGCGGTGGCCCAGCGCCCGCTCGCCGCCGAGGCCTTCACCGAGCCGGCCGCCGCTGCCGCGTGGCGGACCAAGCCTTCCTGGGCGCTCGTGGCCGGAGCGGACCGGGGGATCGACCCCGAGGTGCAGCGCTTCGGCGCGGAGCGGGCCGGGGCCACCGTCCTCGAAGTCGACGGCGCCTCGCACGCCGTCGCCATCTCCCGGCCGAAGCAGGTCGCCGGCCTGATCCTCGACGCGGTACGCGCGACGAGCTGA
- a CDS encoding DUF4279 domain-containing protein, with translation MIDGTYTLAKNAWVGTNAALVVRKDDLEPQAVTERLGVTPTGTRMPGPDRWRPGGDEAGLWLFECHETRKSLPEQVDEVLDAFTAKADELRALVDEGYNVTLTLFGFVGDGSVVELSSEATARIASLGIPLEVGISTSER, from the coding sequence GTGATCGACGGGACTTACACGCTCGCGAAAAACGCCTGGGTGGGAACGAATGCCGCCCTCGTCGTACGCAAGGACGACTTGGAGCCGCAGGCCGTCACCGAACGTCTCGGCGTGACCCCCACGGGGACCCGTATGCCGGGGCCGGATCGCTGGCGACCGGGCGGGGACGAGGCCGGGCTGTGGCTCTTCGAGTGTCACGAGACACGCAAGAGCCTGCCAGAGCAGGTGGACGAGGTCCTGGACGCCTTCACGGCCAAGGCCGACGAGCTGCGCGCCCTCGTCGATGAGGGTTACAACGTGACGCTTACGCTCTTCGGCTTCGTAGGCGACGGTTCAGTGGTCGAGTTGTCATCCGAAGCGACCGCGCGTATCGCCTCGCTCGGTATTCCCCTGGAAGTCGGCATCAGCACCAGCGAGCGTTAG
- a CDS encoding putative adhesin, with product MKGLTTAGGLLAMARSVPGLLRNVTGNLGRLANSARGLATRGMTTIARGFDGGMLNVAGAMRGLGNSRPLTDGVMSALRNLNPQLSRRTFTSDQGHYYATRVFEGGRPDGQTVFAGHGFLERGAGDFVVPEGTSIAFYADHGEALHGLDGVAVEGGVYPGNAVEVFRSGDVIPNYTLAAPQSPSGGFSVFESSTTVADRTRLSDLLSSNMGDVHWAACRELK from the coding sequence ATGAAGGGCCTCACCACCGCCGGCGGCCTGCTCGCGATGGCGCGGAGCGTACCCGGCTTGCTCAGAAACGTCACGGGCAACCTCGGGCGTCTGGCCAACTCCGCCCGGGGTCTGGCCACTCGCGGCATGACCACGATCGCCCGTGGCTTCGACGGCGGCATGCTCAACGTCGCCGGGGCCATGCGCGGTCTCGGCAACAGTAGGCCGCTGACGGATGGCGTGATGAGCGCACTCCGCAACCTCAATCCGCAGCTGTCGCGCCGGACGTTCACTTCCGACCAAGGCCATTACTACGCCACTCGCGTTTTCGAGGGAGGCCGCCCGGACGGGCAGACTGTTTTCGCAGGTCACGGATTTCTGGAGCGCGGAGCGGGTGATTTCGTCGTGCCCGAGGGCACGTCGATCGCGTTCTACGCCGATCACGGCGAAGCCCTGCACGGGCTCGACGGAGTGGCGGTGGAGGGTGGCGTCTATCCGGGTAATGCGGTGGAGGTGTTCCGCAGCGGTGACGTCATTCCCAATTACACCCTCGCCGCGCCGCAGAGCCCATCGGGAGGTTTCAGTGTGTTCGAGAGTTCGACCACGGTCGCCGACCGCACAAGGCTGAGTGACCTGCTCAGCTCGAACATGGGAGACGTCCACTGGGCGGCCTGCCGGGAGCTGAAGTGA
- a CDS encoding recombinase family protein, with product MREIQNEEAAIYCRISKADDEDQTGVDRQEELCREVAQRLGLRVMGVFKDNNRSAWQRNRKRPRWEKLLADMTEGKYLHVIVYHPDRLMRQPRDLEELLSVADNQHVTLHGQANRRDLSDPDDRFILRIEVAHACRSSDDTSRRVKDAYAERRRAGKPHTGRRQYGYERDGMTIVEHEAEIIREIFRLYLDGKTAVAISRILHERGETTAEGKDWQPSTVRNMLDSRRLAGIISQPGEPIRMGAWPAIVDTGVWQEAQEKRAHRGRQEKQRCAQRYFYTLRGIVTCTCGSRMGGSSSTRNTHIYRCARSQRNGTQRCPVTISAEALERLMRDLAIKVLEGLDVSGRPMSVMPVSQVDADADAADQRQLTELDEMWTAKEISTPEYRAMRRRISDRIKARQRVTITRPVVVLEGITGPNARAAWRALEQAGDYERINAIYQHLFAAVIVKPRTRRGRGLDLKRIDVEPNNMHLAA from the coding sequence ATGAGGGAAATTCAGAATGAAGAAGCCGCGATTTACTGCCGCATCTCGAAGGCCGACGACGAGGACCAGACAGGCGTGGACAGGCAGGAAGAACTCTGCCGTGAAGTCGCCCAGCGGCTCGGCTTGCGTGTCATGGGCGTATTCAAGGACAACAACCGTTCCGCGTGGCAGCGGAACCGTAAGCGACCGCGCTGGGAAAAGCTCCTTGCCGACATGACGGAGGGAAAATACCTGCACGTGATCGTGTATCACCCCGACCGGCTGATGAGGCAGCCGCGCGACCTCGAAGAGTTGCTGTCCGTGGCGGACAACCAGCACGTCACGTTACACGGCCAGGCCAACCGGCGGGACCTGTCAGACCCCGATGACCGGTTCATCCTGCGTATCGAGGTGGCCCACGCCTGCCGTTCCTCGGATGACACCTCCCGCCGTGTGAAGGACGCCTACGCCGAGCGCCGCCGCGCGGGAAAGCCCCACACGGGCAGGCGCCAGTACGGATACGAACGCGACGGAATGACCATTGTGGAGCACGAGGCGGAGATCATCCGAGAGATATTCCGGCTGTATCTCGACGGGAAGACCGCTGTGGCGATATCCCGGATACTCCACGAGCGGGGCGAGACCACCGCCGAGGGGAAGGACTGGCAGCCGTCCACCGTGCGGAACATGCTGGATTCCCGCCGTCTCGCGGGCATCATCAGCCAGCCCGGCGAGCCGATCCGCATGGGAGCATGGCCCGCCATCGTGGATACCGGTGTGTGGCAGGAGGCCCAGGAGAAGCGCGCCCACCGGGGACGGCAGGAGAAGCAGCGCTGCGCCCAGAGGTACTTCTACACCCTGCGCGGAATCGTCACGTGCACCTGTGGTTCCCGCATGGGAGGCAGCAGCAGCACCCGGAACACGCACATCTACCGGTGCGCCCGCTCCCAGCGCAATGGAACCCAGCGCTGCCCCGTCACCATCTCCGCCGAAGCACTGGAACGGCTCATGCGGGATCTTGCGATCAAGGTCCTGGAAGGGCTGGACGTCTCCGGCCGTCCGATGTCCGTCATGCCCGTGTCCCAGGTGGACGCCGACGCCGACGCGGCCGATCAGCGGCAGCTCACCGAGCTGGATGAGATGTGGACCGCGAAGGAGATCAGCACCCCGGAGTACCGGGCGATGCGCCGCAGGATCAGCGACCGTATCAAGGCCCGCCAGCGCGTGACGATCACCCGCCCCGTCGTCGTCCTGGAGGGCATCACCGGCCCCAACGCCCGCGCCGCGTGGCGAGCCCTCGAACAGGCCGGGGACTACGAGCGGATCAACGCCATCTACCAGCACCTCTTTGCGGCCGTCATCGTCAAGCCCCGCACCCGCAGGGGCCGGGGACTCGACCTGAAGCGGATCGACGTGGAGCCCAACAACATGCATCTCGCCGCCTAA
- a CDS encoding replication initiator, translating into MSWTERDLLRLVADPGFEGWLAQIRATGGCEHPVYVAGRKSVVDGATGEVLSHVDTAGEPGGRLALRCGNRRSVVCEPCAYRHAGDTYQVVRAGLAGGKGVSAGVGGHPRLFVTLTAPGFGPVHRAGRCHGLGRASCEHGRPRGCGQTHRDGAGVVGTPLCGRCYDYTAHVLWHAHAGELWSRTMRAVRRQLAALAGISRSGLGDVLRVSFAKVAEYQKRGAVHVHAVLRLDGPQGPEDDPPGWATETVLAAAVRTAVGAMKVSTPYVPGVGEFTVRWGRQLDIHPIRAVSASPVDENAVAAYVAKYTSKSVSDSGGTDFRVGSLADIRARRVSGHVRALMAACWRLGGIPELAGLRLRHWAHTLGYRGHVLTKSRRYSTTYKELREERRAFVVDAGKEGGGSGEVRGGAVAVVSDIRYVTAGHSLAERELARGIALDAVTNRAAARDADPCAGGRAGRPGHE; encoded by the coding sequence GTGAGTTGGACGGAGCGGGATCTGCTGCGGCTGGTCGCTGATCCGGGTTTTGAGGGGTGGCTGGCTCAGATCCGGGCGACGGGTGGGTGTGAGCACCCGGTGTATGTGGCGGGCCGCAAGAGTGTGGTGGACGGGGCGACGGGGGAAGTGCTGTCGCACGTGGACACGGCCGGTGAGCCCGGGGGGCGGCTGGCGCTGCGGTGCGGCAACCGGCGGTCGGTGGTGTGTGAGCCGTGTGCCTACCGGCATGCGGGCGATACCTATCAGGTGGTGCGGGCGGGCCTGGCTGGTGGCAAAGGGGTGAGCGCTGGTGTCGGCGGTCATCCGAGGCTGTTCGTGACGCTGACGGCTCCCGGCTTCGGGCCCGTGCACCGTGCGGGCCGGTGTCACGGGCTGGGGCGGGCGTCGTGTGAGCACGGGCGTCCGCGCGGCTGTGGCCAGACGCATCGGGATGGCGCGGGGGTGGTGGGCACGCCGTTGTGCGGGCGGTGTTACGACTACACGGCTCACGTGCTGTGGCACGCGCATGCCGGGGAGCTGTGGTCGCGCACGATGCGGGCCGTGCGTCGGCAGCTCGCGGCGCTTGCGGGTATTTCCCGGTCGGGGCTGGGCGATGTGTTGCGGGTGTCATTCGCGAAAGTGGCTGAGTATCAGAAGCGAGGTGCTGTGCATGTTCATGCGGTGTTACGGCTCGACGGCCCGCAGGGGCCGGAAGATGATCCGCCCGGCTGGGCGACGGAAACCGTACTTGCGGCGGCGGTCCGCACCGCCGTAGGCGCGATGAAGGTTTCGACTCCGTACGTGCCCGGCGTTGGCGAATTCACGGTTCGCTGGGGGCGGCAGCTCGATATTCACCCGATACGCGCGGTCAGCGCGTCACCGGTGGACGAGAACGCCGTGGCGGCGTATGTCGCGAAGTACACGAGCAAGAGCGTGTCGGATAGCGGTGGCACGGATTTCCGGGTGGGGAGCCTGGCGGATATCCGGGCGCGGCGGGTGAGCGGGCATGTGCGGGCGCTGATGGCAGCCTGCTGGCGGCTGGGCGGGATACCGGAGCTGGCCGGGCTGCGGCTGCGGCACTGGGCGCACACGCTCGGGTACCGGGGGCATGTGCTGACGAAGTCCCGAAGGTATTCGACTACGTATAAGGAGTTGAGAGAGGAAAGACGGGCGTTCGTCGTGGACGCGGGAAAGGAAGGGGGAGGGAGTGGAGAGGTCAGGGGCGGAGCCGTGGCCGTGGTATCGGATATCCGGTACGTGACGGCCGGGCACTCTCTGGCGGAAAGGGAACTGGCGCGGGGTATAGCGCTTGATGCGGTTACGAACAGGGCGGCGGCCAGAGACGCGGACCCGTGCGCGGGTGGGCGGGCGGGGCGCCCCGGCCATGAGTGA
- a CDS encoding DUF7848 domain-containing protein: MSHAVIRGAEWVLSAERAEGAPDGIYGAECLWCGEASPLVDDDSKPVGMWALDHALRLGLDHGQFLVTSQRHWRVDPVVPAGGAGRPVRERLPRAHARPRGGLRRLMVRFARSTIGWVVAVSARLLPGLSSGIGAGRGRSSASSAPTRPTGG, encoded by the coding sequence GTGAGCCATGCGGTGATCCGGGGTGCTGAGTGGGTGCTGAGTGCTGAGCGGGCGGAGGGTGCGCCGGATGGTATCTACGGCGCTGAGTGCCTGTGGTGTGGTGAGGCGTCGCCGCTGGTGGACGACGATTCCAAGCCGGTGGGGATGTGGGCGCTGGATCATGCGCTGCGGCTTGGGTTAGATCACGGTCAGTTCCTGGTGACGTCGCAGCGGCACTGGCGGGTTGACCCGGTGGTCCCGGCTGGCGGTGCGGGGCGTCCTGTGCGTGAGCGGCTGCCTCGGGCTCATGCCCGGCCGCGCGGGGGTCTGCGGCGGCTGATGGTGCGATTCGCGCGATCAACGATCGGCTGGGTGGTGGCGGTGTCGGCGCGGTTGCTGCCGGGACTGTCGTCCGGTATCGGCGCGGGCCGTGGCCGGTCGTCTGCTTCTTCTGCTCCTACACGGCCGACTGGAGGTTGA
- a CDS encoding helix-turn-helix domain-containing protein, translating to MSATPNSSLRAVRMGLLMSQDDFAKALREAGIPGASKRLVQRWEAGTTCNPRPVHARALEQVTGIPIEALGFTTPVPLARVTDDEHGGHDVETSPDGIPAATPPTPVAQPSAAPRTHTNYSGIWLSRYEYFSSGRDEKHTGLHHVVILQHGDKLTVRSLPGSSDSSLTIDLQVDGKVATGTWSEQTATDGYYQGARYHGAIQLVIELTDRRMSGKWVGFGKEFDINTGPWELVFQDASTSKVAMQKYNRPPAD from the coding sequence ATGAGCGCAACACCCAACTCCTCACTCAGGGCCGTCCGCATGGGCCTGCTCATGAGTCAAGACGACTTCGCCAAGGCACTACGCGAGGCAGGCATCCCCGGAGCCTCCAAGCGCCTCGTGCAACGCTGGGAAGCGGGGACGACGTGCAACCCCCGCCCGGTCCACGCCCGCGCGCTGGAGCAAGTGACCGGTATCCCCATCGAAGCCCTCGGCTTCACAACCCCCGTCCCACTGGCCCGGGTAACCGACGACGAACACGGAGGACACGACGTCGAGACATCACCAGACGGCATCCCCGCCGCCACGCCACCAACCCCGGTAGCACAGCCCTCCGCCGCACCGCGCACCCACACCAACTACTCCGGCATCTGGCTCTCTCGCTACGAATACTTCAGCTCCGGACGCGACGAGAAGCACACCGGATTGCACCACGTGGTGATCCTCCAGCACGGCGACAAACTGACGGTCCGCAGCCTTCCCGGCTCCTCCGACTCCTCCCTGACGATCGACCTGCAAGTCGACGGCAAGGTCGCGACCGGCACTTGGTCAGAGCAGACCGCCACCGACGGCTACTACCAGGGCGCCCGCTACCACGGCGCCATACAGCTCGTGATTGAGCTGACCGATCGGAGGATGTCCGGCAAGTGGGTCGGCTTCGGCAAGGAATTCGACATCAACACCGGACCGTGGGAACTCGTCTTCCAGGACGCTTCAACTTCCAAGGTGGCGATGCAGAAGTACAACCGACCTCCCGCGGACTGA
- a CDS encoding WXG100 family type VII secretion target, with the protein MESDPTPGDPEQVRELAEELQTFADDVGEALGKIRGMASDRAVLDWAGLSAEAFRSEFDDVPSNLTKLQTSYDMAADALATYWPKLQTAQGMADRALERAIAAQADLTGAQVELGGAQDWLFRAGEEAERLQYEQARDGPEPPSESEVRGAVRDQQAAQAAATAAENRVTDAEEHLSAARDLAAQAREMREEAARTCTREIDEASDAGIHNRSWWERAVDWARDNWDTLVEACKLVVAVLGIVVMIIGGPLAWVVLAAALIVLADTLVKYARGQATLLDVAFAAVNASSYSDSAAGQRGCGRVVDRRARGHAGGRRDFGRELPGGERAGGRTLASGSGSLGLPGVVPDGPPALRGSPPGGCLKSRRPPAPARPFRSCLLCREESVRGRSVVLLHRHLGS; encoded by the coding sequence ATGGAGTCTGACCCGACGCCGGGTGATCCGGAACAGGTTCGCGAACTGGCCGAAGAATTACAGACCTTCGCGGACGATGTGGGGGAGGCCCTCGGCAAGATCCGCGGAATGGCCTCCGACCGTGCCGTGCTGGACTGGGCCGGCCTGTCAGCGGAGGCGTTTCGTTCGGAGTTCGATGACGTTCCAAGCAACCTGACCAAGTTGCAGACGTCGTACGACATGGCGGCCGATGCGTTGGCCACGTACTGGCCCAAGCTCCAGACGGCACAGGGGATGGCGGACCGGGCGCTGGAGCGGGCGATCGCTGCGCAGGCCGATCTCACCGGAGCCCAGGTCGAGTTGGGCGGTGCGCAGGACTGGCTCTTCCGTGCGGGCGAGGAAGCCGAACGCCTCCAGTACGAGCAGGCCCGGGATGGTCCAGAGCCGCCCTCGGAGTCGGAGGTGCGTGGCGCGGTCCGCGATCAGCAGGCCGCCCAAGCTGCTGCCACCGCGGCCGAGAACCGGGTCACGGACGCGGAGGAGCACCTGTCAGCCGCGCGTGACTTGGCCGCGCAGGCACGGGAGATGCGGGAAGAGGCAGCCCGCACCTGCACCCGGGAGATCGACGAAGCCTCGGACGCCGGAATCCACAACCGCAGTTGGTGGGAACGCGCCGTCGACTGGGCCCGCGACAACTGGGACACCCTCGTCGAAGCCTGCAAACTCGTCGTGGCCGTCCTTGGCATCGTCGTGATGATCATCGGCGGCCCCCTGGCCTGGGTGGTCCTGGCCGCCGCCCTCATCGTTCTCGCCGACACCCTCGTGAAGTACGCCAGAGGTCAGGCAACGTTGCTTGACGTAGCCTTCGCAGCTGTCAATGCCTCTTCGTACAGTGATTCCGCTGCTGGTCAGAGGGGGTGCGGCCGTGTGGTGGATCGGCGTGCGCGTGGTCACGCGGGTGGCCGGAGAGACTTTGGGCGGGAGCTGCCGGGGGGCGAGAGAGCGGGGGGCCGTACGCTTGCCAGCGGATCGGGCAGCCTTGGCCTGCCCGGTGTTGTGCCCGATGGGCCCCCCGCTCTTCGAGGCTCGCCCCCCGGTGGCTGCCTAAAGTCTCGGAGGCCGCCCGCCCCGGCACGCCCTTTCCGTTCCTGCTTGTTGTGTCGGGAGGAGTCAGTCCGCGGGAGGTCGGTTGTACTTCTGCATCGCCACCTTGGAAGTTGA